The following coding sequences lie in one Desulfovibrio psychrotolerans genomic window:
- a CDS encoding FAD-dependent oxidoreductase, which produces MVVGGGIAGMQSALDLANAGFKVYLVERSPGIGGMMAQLAKTYPTNDCALUILSPKLVECGRHLNIELMPLTEVQKVEGEEGDMTVHLRQSPRYVDPEKCIACGECARKCPKKVPDAFNAGLNTRKAAYILYDQTVPLKYALDAEHCIYLQKGKCGACAKVCPADAIRFDDAPRDRTVRVGSVVLAPGTAVFNPAPYDSYAYSRIPDVITSLEFERLLSASGPCQGHVRRPSDATEPRRIAWLQCVGSRANNRCDNDYCSNVCCMYALKQALVTADHAQGSGHGQAIFFMDVRAHNKSFEEYYQQAQNKGVRTLRARPHSLLPGENNRGVEVGYVDEAGTAHTETFDLMVLSVGLEAPPEAKRLADLFRIELDRWNFAATNPFDPVRTSRNGVYVCGGFQEPKDIPRSVMEASAAAAAAAATAVLAPARGTQAAERALPPQTDVQGEPPRIGVFVCACGINISGVIDVHTLADFAATLPGVVYTDNNMFSCSQDTQVLIAQAIRTHRLNRVVVAACTPRTHEPLFRNTLESAGLNKYLFVMANIRNHGAWVHASDPQAATRKAMDQVHMAVASARHLAPLREVELGVTPAALVAGGGVAGMTAALTIADQGFQVHLVERRPVLGGNARRLRVAQGNHPVAPYLAELEASVRAHEHITLHLESEITAIDGFVGNFVTSLRSGAQETTQLRHGAVVLATGGRGLEPEGLYGYGTHPNIMTHQRIDAGFMDGSLNPAHLNTAVFIQCVGSREPYRPYCSRVCCTHTVESALHIKRENPDTRVIVLYRDMRTYGQRELLYKAAREAGVIFSRFSLEHRPQVSVRDNAISVTFRDHVLQQDLTVEADLLGLASAIIAPEDNPPAHMVKAPVSDEGWLVEAHAKLRPVDSVTDGVFIAGLAQYPKPLEEAVTQARAAAARATAVLCRTHMTLAGTVAVINKRKCVGCAVCWQVCPYNAIAPDDTNRAEVNPALCKGCGLCVAACRSGAPDLQGFTTRDIMAQVSAMLG; this is translated from the coding sequence ATGGTGGTGGGCGGCGGCATAGCAGGCATGCAGTCTGCGCTGGACCTCGCCAACGCCGGATTCAAAGTCTATCTGGTGGAGCGCAGCCCCGGCATCGGCGGCATGATGGCGCAACTTGCCAAAACATACCCCACCAACGACTGCGCCCTCTGAATACTCTCACCCAAGCTGGTAGAGTGCGGTCGGCACTTGAACATAGAACTCATGCCCCTCACCGAGGTGCAGAAGGTGGAAGGCGAAGAAGGCGACATGACCGTGCACCTGCGGCAGTCGCCCCGGTATGTTGACCCGGAAAAATGCATCGCCTGCGGCGAATGCGCGCGCAAGTGTCCCAAAAAGGTGCCGGATGCCTTCAATGCGGGCCTGAATACCCGCAAGGCGGCCTACATCCTCTATGACCAGACCGTGCCGCTCAAATACGCGCTGGACGCGGAGCACTGCATCTACCTGCAAAAGGGCAAGTGCGGCGCGTGCGCCAAGGTCTGCCCGGCAGACGCCATCCGCTTTGACGATGCACCGCGCGACCGGACCGTGCGCGTCGGCTCGGTGGTGCTCGCCCCCGGCACAGCCGTCTTCAACCCCGCCCCCTACGACAGTTACGCCTACTCCCGCATCCCGGACGTCATCACCAGTCTGGAATTTGAGCGCCTGCTTTCCGCCTCCGGCCCCTGTCAGGGGCATGTGCGGCGACCTTCAGACGCCACGGAACCCAGACGCATCGCATGGCTGCAATGCGTGGGTTCACGCGCCAACAACCGCTGCGACAACGACTACTGTTCCAATGTCTGCTGCATGTACGCGCTGAAGCAGGCACTGGTCACGGCAGACCACGCGCAGGGGTCGGGACACGGGCAGGCCATCTTCTTCATGGACGTGCGCGCCCACAACAAGAGCTTTGAAGAATATTACCAGCAGGCGCAAAACAAGGGCGTGCGCACCCTCAGGGCGCGCCCCCACTCCCTGCTTCCCGGCGAGAACAACCGGGGAGTGGAGGTCGGCTACGTGGACGAGGCAGGCACCGCCCACACAGAGACCTTCGACCTCATGGTCCTTTCCGTGGGGCTGGAAGCCCCGCCGGAAGCCAAACGGCTGGCAGACCTGTTCCGCATAGAACTGGACCGCTGGAACTTTGCCGCGACCAATCCCTTCGATCCCGTACGCACCTCACGCAACGGTGTGTATGTGTGCGGCGGCTTTCAGGAGCCCAAAGACATTCCCCGCTCCGTCATGGAAGCCAGCGCGGCAGCCGCAGCCGCAGCCGCCACCGCCGTCCTTGCCCCCGCGCGCGGCACACAGGCTGCGGAACGCGCCCTGCCCCCGCAGACAGATGTGCAGGGCGAACCTCCCCGCATAGGCGTGTTCGTCTGCGCCTGCGGCATAAACATCTCCGGCGTCATAGACGTGCACACCCTTGCGGACTTCGCAGCCACCCTGCCCGGCGTGGTCTACACAGACAACAACATGTTCTCCTGCTCGCAGGATACGCAGGTGCTCATTGCACAGGCCATCCGCACCCACCGCTTAAACCGCGTGGTGGTGGCAGCCTGCACCCCGCGCACCCACGAACCGCTGTTCCGCAACACGCTGGAATCCGCAGGGCTGAACAAATACCTCTTCGTCATGGCAAACATCCGCAACCACGGCGCATGGGTGCATGCATCAGACCCGCAGGCCGCCACGCGCAAGGCCATGGATCAGGTGCATATGGCCGTGGCCAGCGCGCGCCATCTGGCCCCCCTGCGCGAGGTGGAACTGGGCGTCACCCCGGCGGCACTGGTGGCTGGCGGCGGCGTGGCAGGCATGACCGCCGCGCTGACCATTGCCGATCAGGGCTTTCAGGTCCACCTTGTGGAACGCCGCCCGGTGCTGGGCGGCAACGCCCGCAGGCTGCGCGTGGCGCAGGGCAACCACCCCGTGGCCCCCTACCTCGCCGAACTGGAGGCCAGCGTCCGCGCCCATGAACACATCACCCTGCATCTGGAATCGGAAATAACGGCCATAGACGGGTTTGTCGGCAACTTCGTCACCAGCCTGCGCAGCGGCGCGCAGGAAACAACACAGCTGCGCCACGGCGCGGTGGTGCTGGCAACCGGCGGGCGCGGGCTGGAACCGGAAGGACTCTACGGCTACGGCACCCATCCAAACATCATGACCCACCAGCGCATAGACGCCGGATTCATGGACGGCAGCCTGAACCCCGCCCATCTCAACACGGCGGTGTTCATCCAGTGCGTCGGTTCGCGCGAGCCTTACCGCCCCTACTGTTCGCGCGTGTGCTGCACCCACACGGTGGAAAGCGCGCTGCACATCAAGCGCGAAAACCCGGACACCCGGGTCATCGTCCTCTACCGCGACATGCGCACCTACGGCCAGCGCGAGCTGCTCTACAAGGCGGCGCGTGAGGCAGGCGTCATCTTCTCCCGCTTCTCGCTGGAACACAGGCCGCAGGTGTCCGTGCGCGACAACGCCATCAGCGTCACCTTCCGCGACCATGTGCTCCAGCAGGACCTGACCGTGGAAGCGGACCTGCTGGGCCTCGCCTCTGCCATCATCGCCCCGGAAGACAACCCCCCGGCCCACATGGTCAAGGCCCCGGTCAGCGACGAAGGCTGGCTGGTGGAAGCCCACGCCAAACTGCGCCCGGTAGATTCCGTCACAGACGGCGTCTTCATCGCAGGGCTGGCCCAGTACCCCAAACCGCTGGAAGAAGCCGTCACGCAGGCACGCGCCGCAGCCGCCCGCGCCACGGCAGTGCTCTGCCGCACGCACATGACGCTGGCGGGCACCGTGGCTGTCATCAACAAA